The window TGGGCGAGCGGGTGCGCGAGATGCTCCTGGACAGAAAGCTCCAGCGCACCCCTTCGGCGGAGCTCCTCCTCTTCGCCGCGGCCAGGGCCGAGCTGGTCCACCGCCTCATACTGCCCGCAATCGAGGAGGGCTGGATCGTCCTGTTGGACCGCTACGCCGACTCCACCCGAGCCTACCAGGGCTACGGCCTGGGCATGACCGAGGACACGGTGGAATCGGCGATCAACCTCGCCACGGAGGGTCTGGCGCCGTCGCTCACCATCCTTCTGGACCTGGACCCCGCCAAGGGTCTGCGGCGGCTGCAGACCGTCTTCGACGCCATCGAGGAGCGCTCGACCTCTTTTCTGGACCGGGTGCGGCGGGGGTTCCTGGACATCGCCCACCGCGAGCCGGACCGCTGGCTGGTCCTCGACGCCTCCCGGAGCATCCCCGAACTGGCCGGGGAGATTTGGGACCGGGTGATGGCCATCGTGGAAGGCGGGAGCGATGGGTGATTTCCGCACGGGCGTCCGGGGCCAGGAAGCGGCGAGGCGCGTTCTCGCCTCGGCCCTGGCGAGCGGCCGGCTGGGCCACGCCTACCTTCTGCACGGCCCGGCGGGCGTGGGCAAGACCACCCTGGCGCGCGACTTCGCCCGGGCGCTGGCCTGCGATGATCAGGCCGGTTGCGGCGCATGCCCCCCCTGCCGCCGGTTCGAGTCGGGGAACTTTGGCGATTTCCTCCCGCTCCCCGAGGAGGGGGCGTCGCTGGGGATAGCGGAGGTCCGCTCCCTGGTGACCGCCCTGGGCCGCGCTCCCGTCGAGGGGAAGCGGAAGACGGCGCTCATCCCCCGGGCGGAGCGGCTGACCCCCGAGGCGCAGAACGCGCTGTTGAAAACGCTGGAGGCGCCGCCGGCGGGGGCGGTCCTGCTGCTGACCGCGGACTCGCCGGAGGCGCTCCTGCCGACGATTGTGAGCCGCTGCCAGCTCCTGCGCTGCGGGAGGCTGCCGCGGGGGCTCATCGCGGAAATTCTCGAAGGCGAGGGCCTGGAGCCGGAGGAGGCCCGGCGGGCGGCCGAAACCGCCGAGGGCTCGGTGGGCCTGGCCCGGGGCCTGGCGGGCGATGACACCCTGGCGCAGGCCGCCGCGGGGGTGTGGGAGACGATTTTGAAAGGCGACCTGGCCGGCGTGTACGCCGTCGCCGCAGAGCTCGGTGACAGGGAGGGCGCCCGGGCGCTCTTCGAGGGGCTAGCCCGTCTGGCCGGGAGGCGCTGCGGGGAGGACCCCGACGACGAATGGGCCGCGCACGCCGCGCGGGAACTGGAACATACCGCGCTTTTAATTGCCTGGAACGCCAACCTGCGCCTGGCGGCCGAGACGGTCCTGGGCGGACTGGCCCTGCGAGTCGTCGCGAACGGCACGTAATCCTCGTAGGGGCCGACCGACGGCGCGCCGTTCAGGTCGGCCCGCCCCCCTCTCCCTGTGGGAGAGGGGATGGGGGTGAGGGCTGCCGCATCTTCTCCTCTCCCTTCCAGGGAGCGGCGCGCCGACGGGCCGGGTGAGGGTCGGGGTCAGGAACGTGGAAAGCGCGGCGGCCCGCGGAGGGGCCGCCCTACACCATCGCAACCCGGATCGAGAACCACCGCTGTCAGGGCACAGGAAGCTACGGCATGCTCCGCCGGGCGGTGATAAAATTTTCCGCTATAATGGGCATCGAATCGCCCCTCCCGTCGTAGATTAAGGCGCTGATACATGAGACTCTACACCGAGTTCCGCCTGCGCGAAGACCACCTGCGCCTGCTGGGCCACTGCGACGGCGGGGAGCCCGCCGTGGGCGATTGCTACCGCGTGGTGGTGGACGGCCGGGAGCGCTTCGCCGAGGTGGCCCGCACCGGTGTGCCGCTGGTGGAAAAAACGGTGCACCACCTGCCGTGCCGGGTGATCGGCCCCATCGGCGCCGACGACATCGCGCGGATGGCGGAGGC is drawn from bacterium and contains these coding sequences:
- the holB gene encoding DNA polymerase III subunit delta', with amino-acid sequence MGDFRTGVRGQEAARRVLASALASGRLGHAYLLHGPAGVGKTTLARDFARALACDDQAGCGACPPCRRFESGNFGDFLPLPEEGASLGIAEVRSLVTALGRAPVEGKRKTALIPRAERLTPEAQNALLKTLEAPPAGAVLLLTADSPEALLPTIVSRCQLLRCGRLPRGLIAEILEGEGLEPEEARRAAETAEGSVGLARGLAGDDTLAQAAAGVWETILKGDLAGVYAVAAELGDREGARALFEGLARLAGRRCGEDPDDEWAAHAARELEHTALLIAWNANLRLAAETVLGGLALRVVANGT
- the tmk gene encoding dTMP kinase — its product is MARRGHLVSFEGMDGAGKTTQLELLAERLDGDRVPVMRLREPGGTPLGERVREMLLDRKLQRTPSAELLLFAAARAELVHRLILPAIEEGWIVLLDRYADSTRAYQGYGLGMTEDTVESAINLATEGLAPSLTILLDLDPAKGLRRLQTVFDAIEERSTSFLDRVRRGFLDIAHREPDRWLVLDASRSIPELAGEIWDRVMAIVEGGSDG